Proteins encoded by one window of Cryptosporangium minutisporangium:
- a CDS encoding FecCD family ABC transporter permease has translation MWVVIAVVALAAAVLASVAIGSRQVSLSDILNAFQGQDETLGEAAVTKRIPRTVLAVVVGAALAMAGTVMQGVTRNPLADPGILGVNMGAALAIVVGITMFGLSSVNSYVWVAIAGAGLSAVFVYTVGSLGRGGATPLKLALAGTATTVAFISLIRAFILPRGDVSGVFLSWEIGGVGGASFASIRQVAPFLIVGFVIALAVARPLNSLALGDELATGLGERVAVTRALSAIGAVLLCAASVAAAGPIIFVGLVAPHVCRLVVGLDHRWLLPFSGVVGAVLLTVADVLGRVVARPDEIDVGILTALVGAPFFIYIVRKQKVREL, from the coding sequence CTGTGGGTCGTCATCGCGGTCGTCGCGCTGGCGGCGGCCGTGCTCGCGTCGGTCGCGATCGGTTCCCGGCAGGTCAGCCTCTCCGACATCCTGAACGCGTTCCAGGGGCAGGACGAGACCCTGGGGGAGGCCGCGGTCACCAAGCGGATTCCCCGCACGGTGCTCGCGGTCGTCGTCGGCGCGGCGCTCGCCATGGCCGGCACGGTCATGCAGGGCGTCACCCGCAACCCCCTCGCCGACCCCGGCATCCTCGGCGTCAACATGGGCGCGGCGCTCGCGATCGTCGTCGGCATCACGATGTTCGGTCTGTCGTCGGTGAACAGCTACGTCTGGGTCGCGATCGCCGGAGCCGGTCTCTCCGCGGTGTTCGTCTACACCGTCGGTTCGCTGGGCCGCGGCGGCGCCACGCCGCTCAAGCTCGCGCTCGCCGGGACCGCGACGACCGTCGCGTTCATCTCGCTCATCCGCGCCTTCATCCTGCCCCGCGGCGACGTGTCCGGCGTGTTCCTGTCCTGGGAGATCGGCGGCGTCGGCGGCGCCTCGTTCGCGAGCATCCGCCAAGTGGCGCCGTTCCTGATCGTCGGTTTTGTCATCGCGCTGGCCGTGGCCCGTCCGCTGAACTCGCTCGCGCTCGGCGACGAACTCGCGACCGGCCTCGGCGAACGCGTCGCGGTGACGCGGGCGCTCTCCGCGATCGGTGCCGTGCTGCTCTGCGCCGCGTCGGTGGCGGCGGCCGGACCGATCATCTTCGTCGGGCTGGTCGCGCCGCACGTCTGCCGTCTGGTCGTCGGCCTCGATCACCGGTGGCTGCTGCCGTTCTCCGGCGTCGTCGGCGCCGTGCTGCTCACCGTCGCCGACGTCCTCGGCCGGGTCGTGGCGCGTCCGGACGAGATCGACGTGGGCATCCTGACGGCGCTGGTCGGCGCTCCGTTCTTCATCTACATCGTCCGGAAGCAGAAGGTGCGCGAGCTGTGA
- a CDS encoding enoyl-CoA hydratase-related protein translates to MADDPMPTDDAATPGTSSGFETVALAVEDRIATITLDRPERLNAFTPRMAGELVAAFDATDADDDVRAVIVTGRGRAFCAGADLAAGAETFDYGRAPERAETIDGAPRDLGGVVALRIGASRKPVIAAVNGPAVGVGATMTLPMDIRLAAESARFGFVFARRGLVPEAASSWFLPRVVGISQAMEWVATGRVFPAAEALAGRLVSRVVPDAELLPAARAIATEIAENTSAVSVAASRHLLWSMLGASSPWEAHRRDSRLIAELGAGPEAVEGVTAFLEKRPPRFPGSARDAVPGLVPEWTARPADPAR, encoded by the coding sequence ATGGCTGACGACCCCATGCCGACAGACGACGCAGCAACGCCAGGAACCTCGTCCGGTTTCGAGACGGTCGCGCTGGCCGTCGAGGACCGGATCGCCACGATCACCCTCGACCGGCCGGAGCGCCTCAACGCGTTCACCCCGCGGATGGCCGGCGAACTCGTGGCGGCGTTCGACGCGACCGATGCCGATGACGACGTACGCGCGGTGATCGTGACCGGGCGGGGCCGGGCGTTCTGCGCCGGCGCGGACCTGGCCGCGGGCGCCGAGACGTTCGACTACGGCCGCGCACCGGAGCGGGCGGAGACGATCGACGGAGCGCCGCGTGACCTCGGTGGCGTGGTGGCGCTGCGGATCGGTGCGTCGCGGAAGCCGGTGATCGCCGCGGTCAACGGACCGGCCGTCGGGGTGGGTGCCACGATGACGCTGCCGATGGACATCCGGCTCGCCGCCGAGTCGGCGCGGTTCGGGTTCGTGTTCGCGCGCCGAGGGCTGGTGCCGGAAGCGGCGTCGAGCTGGTTCCTGCCCCGGGTGGTCGGGATCTCGCAGGCGATGGAGTGGGTCGCCACCGGCCGGGTCTTCCCGGCCGCGGAGGCGCTCGCCGGGCGGTTGGTGTCCCGAGTGGTGCCCGACGCCGAGCTGCTACCGGCCGCGCGGGCGATCGCCACCGAGATCGCCGAGAACACGTCGGCGGTGTCGGTGGCCGCCTCCCGGCACCTGCTCTGGTCGATGCTGGGCGCGTCGAGCCCCTGGGAGGCGCATCGGCGCGACTCGCGGTTGATCGCCGAGCTGGGCGCGGGGCCCGAGGCGGTCGAGGGCGTCACGGCGTTCCTGGAGAAGCGTCCGCCGCGGTTCCCCGGATCGGCGCGGGACGCGGTGCCCGGTCTGGTTCCGGAGTGGACGGCCCGCCCCGCCGATCCCGCGCGCTGA
- a CDS encoding sugar O-acetyltransferase, with translation MTINADSRSMRERMLAGDLYLADDPELAEASLRALDLMDAYNATSARQPDERRRLLTELLGAVGEDTEIRPPLRVDYGCHLRIGARTFANFGLVALDVAPIVIGDDVQIGPNVQLLTPTHPVEAQPRRAKWEAAQPITIGDNVWLGGGVVVLPGVTIGENTVVGAGAVVTRDLPANVVAVGNPARPIRYLDGAAGE, from the coding sequence ATGACGATCAACGCGGACTCCCGCTCGATGCGTGAGCGGATGCTCGCCGGCGACCTCTACCTCGCCGACGATCCGGAGCTGGCCGAGGCGAGCCTGCGGGCGTTGGACCTGATGGACGCGTACAACGCGACGTCCGCGCGGCAGCCCGACGAGCGCCGGCGGCTGCTCACCGAGCTGCTGGGCGCGGTCGGCGAGGACACCGAGATCCGGCCACCGCTGCGCGTGGACTACGGCTGCCACCTCCGCATCGGCGCCCGCACGTTCGCGAACTTCGGGCTGGTCGCACTGGACGTCGCGCCGATCGTCATCGGGGACGACGTCCAGATCGGTCCGAACGTGCAGTTGCTGACGCCCACCCACCCGGTCGAGGCGCAGCCGCGGCGCGCGAAGTGGGAGGCGGCGCAGCCGATCACGATCGGCGACAACGTCTGGCTCGGTGGCGGGGTCGTCGTGCTGCCCGGGGTCACGATCGGCGAGAACACCGTGGTCGGCGCCGGGGCGGTCGTCACCCGCGACCTGCCGGCGAACGTGGTCGCGGTAGGTAACCCGGCGCGTCCGATCCGCTATCTCGACGGCGCCGCGGGTGAGTGA
- a CDS encoding iron-siderophore ABC transporter substrate-binding protein has protein sequence MRLHRLMAGALAVATAVVLTACGGSEESEDSSSTGGSGAFPVTIKHALGTTTIKSKPTRVATVNWENQEVPLALGVVPVGMAKANFGDDDKDGHLPWVKSKLDELGGDTEPVLFDETDGIDFEAVADTKPDVILAAYSGLTKQDYETLSKIAPTVAYPEAPWATAWRDTIKLESQALGLSDEGDKMIADIEKQIKTTVGKHPALAGKSAMFITHIDPADLSKITFYTANDTRVQFFTDLGLEHSAAVTKASEGSKEFSGSLSAEQIQQLNDVDIMVSYGDADNKLLGQLQADPLLGKIPAIKRGSVVFFAGSTPLATAANPTPLSISYVLNDYVEMLAAAAAKVK, from the coding sequence ATGCGCTTACACCGGTTGATGGCCGGGGCCCTTGCGGTGGCCACTGCCGTCGTCCTGACCGCCTGCGGCGGGTCGGAGGAGTCGGAGGACTCCTCGTCCACCGGTGGCTCCGGCGCTTTTCCGGTCACGATCAAGCACGCGCTCGGTACCACGACGATCAAGTCCAAGCCCACCCGCGTGGCGACCGTCAACTGGGAGAACCAGGAGGTGCCGCTCGCTCTCGGCGTCGTCCCGGTCGGCATGGCGAAGGCCAACTTCGGCGACGACGACAAGGACGGCCACCTGCCCTGGGTCAAGTCGAAGCTCGACGAGCTCGGCGGCGACACCGAGCCGGTGCTCTTCGACGAGACCGACGGGATCGACTTCGAGGCCGTCGCGGACACCAAGCCGGACGTCATCCTCGCCGCGTACTCCGGTCTGACCAAGCAGGACTACGAGACGCTGAGCAAGATCGCGCCGACCGTCGCCTACCCCGAGGCGCCGTGGGCCACCGCGTGGCGCGACACGATCAAGCTGGAGAGCCAGGCGCTCGGCCTCTCCGACGAGGGCGACAAGATGATCGCCGACATCGAGAAGCAGATCAAGACCACGGTCGGGAAGCACCCGGCGCTGGCCGGCAAGTCGGCGATGTTCATCACCCACATCGACCCGGCCGACCTGAGCAAGATCACGTTCTACACCGCGAACGACACCCGGGTGCAGTTCTTCACCGACCTGGGCCTCGAGCACTCGGCGGCGGTCACGAAGGCGTCGGAAGGCTCGAAGGAGTTCTCCGGCAGCCTGAGCGCCGAGCAGATCCAGCAGCTGAACGACGTCGACATCATGGTTTCCTACGGGGACGCGGACAACAAGCTGCTCGGCCAGCTGCAGGCCGACCCGCTGCTCGGGAAGATCCCGGCGATCAAGCGCGGTTCGGTGGTGTTCTTCGCCGGTAGCACCCCGCTGGCCACCGCCGCGAACCCGACGCCGCTGTCGATCTCGTACGTCCTGAACGACTACGTGGAGATGTTGGCGGCCGCCGCGGCCAAGGTGAAGTGA
- a CDS encoding FecCD family ABC transporter permease yields MSTVVAVARSRGRRALRRRAALAVLVALIVAGFLVTLTSGRTYYPLSDVLAVIQGETVPGASFTVGELRLPRAVLAVLTGFCFGLGGATFQTMLRNALASPDIIGITSGASAAAVFAIVTLGLSETGVSAVAIAAALVVAVVIYVLSFRDGVAGTRLILIGIGIAAMLNSATSYLLSQAGQWDLQEATRWLAGSLNNSTWEQVTPVAVALVVLAPVLLFRARSLQMMELGDDAAAALGIRLERTRFVVLVAAVGLIAFATAATGPIAFVAFLAGPIAARLFGAGGSLLLPAGLVGALLVLVADFVGQFAFGTRYPVGVITGVLGAPYLIYLIVRSNRVGGSL; encoded by the coding sequence GTGAGCACCGTTGTGGCTGTCGCGCGGAGCCGGGGCCGCCGTGCGCTCCGGCGCCGCGCCGCGCTGGCCGTGCTGGTCGCGCTGATCGTCGCCGGGTTCCTGGTGACGCTGACGTCCGGGCGGACCTACTACCCGCTCTCGGACGTCCTCGCCGTGATCCAGGGCGAGACCGTGCCGGGCGCGTCGTTCACGGTCGGCGAGCTCCGGTTACCGCGCGCGGTGCTGGCGGTGCTGACCGGGTTCTGCTTCGGACTCGGCGGTGCCACCTTCCAGACCATGCTGCGCAACGCGCTGGCCAGCCCGGACATCATCGGCATCACCTCCGGCGCCAGCGCCGCGGCGGTGTTCGCGATCGTGACGCTGGGCTTGAGCGAGACCGGGGTGTCGGCGGTCGCGATCGCGGCGGCGCTGGTCGTCGCCGTGGTCATCTATGTGCTCTCGTTCCGGGACGGCGTCGCGGGCACCCGGCTGATCCTGATCGGGATCGGCATCGCCGCGATGCTCAACAGCGCCACGTCCTACCTCCTGTCGCAGGCTGGTCAGTGGGACCTCCAGGAGGCGACCCGCTGGCTGGCAGGCAGCCTGAACAACTCCACCTGGGAGCAGGTCACCCCGGTGGCCGTCGCGCTGGTCGTGCTCGCGCCGGTGCTGCTGTTCCGGGCTCGCAGCCTCCAGATGATGGAGCTGGGTGACGACGCCGCGGCCGCCCTCGGCATCCGCCTGGAGCGCACCCGGTTCGTCGTTCTCGTCGCGGCCGTCGGCCTGATCGCGTTCGCGACCGCCGCGACCGGTCCGATCGCGTTCGTCGCGTTCCTCGCCGGTCCGATCGCGGCCCGGCTGTTCGGGGCGGGCGGGTCGCTCCTGCTGCCCGCCGGGCTGGTCGGTGCGCTGCTCGTCCTCGTCGCGGACTTCGTCGGCCAGTTCGCGTTCGGAACGCGGTACCCGGTCGGGGTCATCACCGGGGTGCTGGGCGCTCCCTACCTCATTTATCTGATCGTCCGGTCGAACCGGGTGGGAGGCTCCCTATGA